Genomic segment of Macaca nemestrina isolate mMacNem1 chromosome 3, mMacNem.hap1, whole genome shotgun sequence:
TAATCTAATTCTTCTCTCTGATtgcctttaagattttctttattcGCTCAAAATACACTTTCAGCCTGAGAGTTTGGTCTTTCTACCATTCTGGAAAGTTCTTAACcatcattcttttattatttttttatttactctctttctctgtaaCTTCCATGTGCTGTAAGTTGTAGCCTCTCCAATTATTCTCCATCTTTCTCAATTGTTCttacataattttaaactttGGCTCTCTGTGCCATATTTTTGGGTGAACTCTCTGGTATCATCTttcaattcaattatttttatgactGTACCAAGTCTGAAATTTTATCCAATCTATTagactttttaaaacttcaggaactgtattttatatttccaagattaataattgtttcttttccatattctttttttttttttttagatggagtttcgctcttgttgcccaggctggagtgcaatgacatgatatcagctcaccacaacctctgcctcccgggtgcaagcgactgtcctgcctcagcctcccgagtagctgggattacaggcatgcacctccacaccggctaattttgtattattagtagagatggggtttctccatgttggtcaggctggtctccaactactgacctcaggtgatccacctgactcagcctcccaaagtgctaggattagaggcataagccaccacacctggccatattcatttttttaaaagttcatttcttggctaatatggtgaaaccccatctctactaaaaatacaaaaaaaaaaaaaaaaaattagccagatgtagtggtgggcgcctgtagtcctagtgacttgggaggctgaggcagaagaatggtgtgaacctgggaggcgcagcttgcagtgagccgagatcatgccactgcactccagcctgggtgacagagcgagactccttctcaaaaaaaaaaaaaaaaaaaaaaaaaaaaaagaaagttcgtTACTGTCTATTTTTGTGTCACATTTTATACTCttatttatttcatcttattccttcactttctattttaaatacctggaacacatttatttttcaattctttttcagattgttttacTATTTTAGTTTCACTTGAAGCAAAAAAATCTATCATTAGCTCTTATCCCTTGGAGAtagatttctttttatcttttggaCTTTTAGTTTTCAGGTTTACTTAAAGCTTTATCCTTtactgtcttctctcttttcctctttttctgtctattcttcttttcttatCTAGGAGTTTTGAGTTTCCTCTATCAGCCTGCCTGCTAATTGAACCTTATATTGATTATGGTAGCTCTTGCCTATTGGCAATGTGGGTGCCTTAGTGAACAAGTGGCTTGGTTCAGGTCCTGCTTCTTGTTCTGTCTTGATCACTGTCCACCTAGTCCCTCAGCTTCACATAAGCTAAAACCTCAAGTAGTTGTTTGTAGGCGCTTTTAGCAATCTCTTGTCCTAAGTGGAGAATATACCAGTCTTAGTTTCAGTCCTGAACCCTGTCTCACCTACAGCATATTCAGTTCCTGTTTCCTTGGAGCCAGATTAGCTTAGCTACACCCAGAAGCCAAAGTCTTGCCCACAAACTGCTGTatgtttctcttctgtttctggtCTGCAAAACTGACTATCTCATTTGTGAGCTCAGTTATACCCTTTTTACAtgctccattaaaaaaatattatctataGCTACTACATATTTATGGCAGAATGGGTGACACAAATGTGTATTTACACAAATGCTGTCTTGACCAGAAgtacttttctgattttttaacaCAATGGACAATTGCTTCTATGTTACAATAAATGCCAGGATAAAAGAACCATATCCACGAACATTATTTGTGACCCAGGTCGACATTGTTTTCTTGTTCTGGTGAAGGTGGATACCAGGATGCTGTGAGTTGAAGACTAAGAACTGGAGCCACCCACCAAGAGGATGCCACTCTTGCAAAGATGGTTCCCCAGGAAAGAGAGGAAACAGATCATGGGAAGCTCTGTTTTGTTGAATCAGAGagattttaatatgtttataatCAGATAATAAAAAGCCAGAATAGGGAAAGCAGCTGGAAGGTGGCACAGATTAGTGATTAAGAATATAATCTTCTGAGTCAGCTAGACTTGGTTTGAAGAGGAGCTCTGCCCTTCACTGTGTAACTTAACattcccatctgtaaagtggggacagCAATGGGATCTACCTCATGGGGCATCaagaggattaaataagaaaCTGTATGTGATTAATTTAGCACAAACACTAACACTTAGTAAACATATAAAAGCTCTTAACCACAATTATAACTGCTGTGATTGGTTACTTTCATGTGTCAACTTCGCTtggccacagtgcccagctattTGGGCAAACACCAGTCTGGACATTGCTGTGACAGTATTTTAAAGGTGAGATGAGCATTTGAAACAGTAGATTTCGAGTAAAGCAGATGATTGTCTATCACGTCAGTGGGCCTCCTCCAATTAGCTGAAGCCTTAAGAGGTCCTTCAAGCAAGAGGATATTCTGTCTCCAGACTGCCTTCAGACTTGAGCTACAACATCAAGTCTTCCCAGGGTTTCCAGACTGCTGAGCTGCCCTGCAGAATTTAGACATGCCAGCCCCACaatcacataagccaattccttaaaatctgtgtatctatctatctatctatctatctatctatccattcatccatccacccatctatctacCCATtcatctacctacctatcatctatccatAGATCTAATctatcatctttctttctttctttttttttttttgaaatgaaaggcCTCACATATTTATTACTGAACCCAGCCAACCAACGCATTCATAATagattcagagaggaaaacacgtCCAACTCTACAGATAGTGGTGACATTTTCAGTTTGATATGGTAATGTGATCGTGACCTTCAGACAGCACAAGTATGTGTGCCATCTCATGTGCAATTCCTTACAGACCTAGCTTGGTTCTTCTCCAATGTCTCCTTTTGGAGTTGTACCtgattttatttccagttttcatccaaATCCACTGGGGAATGGGacgattttgcttttgtttcttggccAGGAATTGCTTAATCCTGAAAGTCTTGTGAGAAGACATGGCGAGAAGCAGAGGCAAGAACACACCACGATGGcggagaaaggaaaagagtaaTCTATCATCTTTCTTATCTGTTTTGATATCATCTATCTTTCTTATCAATCTATCCATTCGtccatctatctaatctatctatccaTCAATCATCTTTCttatctatccatttatctatctgtctatctatctctcATCTTTCTATCTTCTATGCAATCTATAAATCTATATGTCTTTTGTATCTATCTGTTTTATCTATTTCTtatctatgtatatatctatctatcatctcttatctatctatctatctacctacctatctatctatcatctacctatccatccatcctattGGCTTTGTTTCTGTGCAGAAGGCTAACTAACATTGGTGGTATAGGAGGGAGACTTTCCTGAGGAGGCAGAGCATATGTGCCTTAGACAGGAAGAGGGGCTCCTTAGATAGATCTCTGGGATGGAGGGGAAACGAGGAGGCTTGGGGGTGCAGCGGGACTGCGGACATCTTCTCTGATGACTATTCTTTCTGGGATAAAGAAAGTGGGGTCACATCATGGCCTAAGGGGAGGCACTTTTTAAAGGACCGTGGGAAATCAGGGGCACTAGTGCTGAAAAGGGCCCCAGGGAGCATGGAGGTCCTGCTGAGGCTGAAGACCATGATCCACGATGTGCCCATCTGTAGGACCAGGAGGCCTGATGTGGGAGAGAACAGCAGGCTAAATCCAGGGTTGGTCTCTACAGCAGAGGGAATCGCAAGCCTGTCAGCAAGTGAAGAACCAGCATTGGCAAGAGTGTGGAGGCCTCTCATCAGAGTTCTCAATACCTGCCTACTCCCTTGGCATCAAAGGAGAACTAGAACAAAGATTTCCACTGAGAGGGAATGGCTGTGTTTATCCACAGCATAGGCAAGATATTTCTCAGCTGTTTCTCTCACCCACAAACTGGGAAAGTTGTCTATAGGCTTCTTTTAATAATGCACGAGCAGAGGTGTGGAGAGCCAGAGACCATGAGGTTATGGAGCCAAGGAGAACCCAATCACATGAATCCATGGAGCTGGAAGTCCTTGGAAGCGAAGGCCAGAGAGATCTCACCAGCAAGATCCAGGCCTCGGGAATCTCAAGTCCATAGAATCAGGAATCATAGTTCCAATCCCTGAGCTTGAATCTGAAGGGTTATGAGGTAAAAACTGCCTGGAGACAGCAGTCCCTGGAAGGGGTGTGTGGGGTGGCACTCCAGCCTCTCTGAAGCAGATCCCAGCAGGAAACAGCTGTCTGAGAGAGTCCCTGCTCTCTGACTGTGACCACCCTCCTCCATGCTCTGAGCCGGCTTATCTCCTGGGCTGAACGCCAGGCCTGTGTCCTCTCATTCGGAGTTGTCTTCATTCATCCTTGTTCTGGAGAGGCCTTGGAGCTTAGCTGGTGAGTGTCTGAGACTATGTGATCTGCATCTGTGCTGAGTGCCCCTCCAACTGCGAGGGGTGGTGGTGCGGGGTACAGGACACCTCCCCTCTTGCTGGCCTGGCTGATGGCAGCAAAGGCCAGCCAAAGTAGCAAAGAGGTGCTGGAATCTGCAGCTAAGACCCTTACTTTAAGGATTATAAATGAGTCCCAGATTACTTCTTTGAGATCAAGCTCTGAAAGATTGGTGTGATACACAAATACagcaaaatggtgaaacactTTTCTACACAGGTTGGCATAAATGTGAATTCTGGCCCTTTCTCATCATATCTGACAATCTTGAGCAAGTtcgcattcacaattgctatTTATTGCATTTAGACTCAATGTAGAAGTTGTGAGTTATAGGTTGTGTctaagggactttttttttttggccaagtcTGGGGCTAGGCTTAGGGCTAGTAGCCCAGGGATTGGTTTGCATGTTCATTTGCTTAAAGgcagttactttattttttttgttttgt
This window contains:
- the LOC112427719 gene encoding large ribosomal subunit protein eL39-like, yielding MSSHKTFRIKQFLAKKQKQNRPIPQWIWMKTGNKIRYNSKRRHWRRTKLGL